One Lutra lutra chromosome 7, mLutLut1.2, whole genome shotgun sequence DNA window includes the following coding sequences:
- the SAMD4A gene encoding protein Smaug homolog 1 isoform X4: MILTPIKAYSPPSTTPEARRREPQAPHPPSLMGPEGQSPDGKDSASATGVPATTSAGASGGLQPHQLSSCDGELAVAPLPEGDLPGQFTRVMGKVCTQLLVSRPDEENISSYLQLIDKCLIHEAFTETQKKRLLSWKQQVQKLFRSFPRKTLLDISGYRQQRNRGFGQSNSLPTAGSVGGGMGRRNPRQYQIPSRNVPSARLGLLGTSGFVSSTQRSTAANPTIMKQGRQNLWFANPGGSNSMPSRTHSSVQRTRSLPVHTSPQNMLMFQQPEFQLPVTEPDINNRLESLCLSMTEHALGDGVDRTSTI; the protein is encoded by the exons ATGATCCTGACTCCCATCAAGGCCTACAGCCCCCCGAGCACCACCCCCGAGGCTCGCCGCCGGGAGCCCCAGGCTCCGCACCCGCCCTCGCTGATGGGCCCTGAGGGCCAGAGCCCTGATGGCAAAGACAGTGCCTCGGCCACCGGGGTCCCAGCAACCACCTCGGCTGGGGCCAGCGGGGGGCTGCAGCCACACCAGCTGAGTAGCTGTGATGGGGAGCTGGCTGTCGCCCCGCTGCCGGAGGGGGATCTCCCCGGGCAGTTCACACGTGTCATGGGGAAAG TGTGCACACAGCTCTTGGTCTCCAGACCTGATGAGGAAAATATAAGTTCCTATTTACAGCTCATAGACAAGTGTCTAATTCATGAG GCATTTACAgagactcagaaaaaaagattgttgTCATGGAAACAGCAGGTGCAGAAGCTCTTTCGGTCTTTCCCTCGGAAAACCCTTCTAGACATATCAGGATATCGACAGCAAAGAAA CCGCGGCTTTGGGCAGTCCAACTCCCTCCCGACAGCCGGGTCTGTGGGCGGTGGTATGGGTCGGCGGAACCCTCGCCAGTACCAGATCCCCTCCCGGAACGTCCCATCTGCCCGCCTCGGCCTCTTGGGCACCAGTGGATTCGTCAGCTCCACCCAGCGCAGCACCGCAGCCAACCCCACCATCATGAAGCAAGGAAGACAG AACCTGTGGTTTGCCAACCCTGGGGGTAGCAACAGTATGCCGAGCCGCACCCACAGCTCAGTCCAAAGGACCCGCTCGCTGCCCGTGCACACTTCTCCACAGAATATGCTGATGTTCCAGCAGCCAG AATTCCAACTTCCTGTGACTGAACCTGACATCAACAATAGGCTGGAGTCCTTGTGCCTCAGTATGACCGAGCACGCCCTGGGAG